In Ignavibacteria bacterium, a single genomic region encodes these proteins:
- a CDS encoding glycosyltransferase family 9 protein, which produces MKILINALSGIGDALMFSPALKILYDNLPNYKIDMLVMFHSVKELYRTSPYLNNIYHIDFLKQSSVKSLKEIYDIRKNDYFISVNVYPSNRYEYNILNYLIGAKKRYGHTYSNPKFPSLSFLNNLTIDEEKDIHNVVQNLNLVKLICDFNIDDAGGLEIFLNEDDENAAKLWMKDQCIDSNKLLVGFHAGSSTLKNHINKRWDVRKYAALGNRLIEERNAKILLFGSEFELNNELNKLMNGRGVIASTNNYMDSMARLKQCNLFVSNDTAFLHSASAFGIPIAAIFGYTNHKELYPWKTNHVIVRKGLECSPCFFNSPRPARCKWKGDDEFKCIRTIELEEVYSACVSLLN; this is translated from the coding sequence ATGAAAATTCTGATTAACGCCTTATCGGGTATAGGCGATGCATTGATGTTTTCGCCTGCTTTGAAGATACTTTATGATAATCTGCCGAACTATAAAATAGATATGTTAGTGATGTTTCATTCAGTAAAAGAGCTGTACCGGACTTCACCTTACCTTAACAATATTTATCATATCGATTTTTTAAAGCAATCATCTGTAAAATCACTCAAAGAGATTTATGATATAAGGAAGAATGATTATTTCATATCGGTAAATGTCTATCCATCTAATAGATATGAATACAATATACTGAATTACTTGATAGGAGCAAAGAAAAGGTACGGACATACTTATAGCAATCCAAAGTTTCCAAGCTTAAGCTTTTTAAATAATCTCACAATCGATGAGGAAAAGGATATTCATAATGTTGTTCAAAACCTGAATCTTGTTAAGTTGATTTGCGATTTTAATATTGATGATGCAGGCGGGCTTGAGATATTTTTGAATGAGGATGATGAGAATGCAGCAAAGCTCTGGATGAAAGATCAGTGTATTGATAGCAATAAACTTTTAGTTGGGTTTCATGCCGGCTCCTCAACTCTGAAGAATCATATAAACAAACGCTGGGATGTTAGAAAATACGCAGCTCTTGGAAATAGATTAATCGAAGAAAGGAATGCAAAAATTCTTCTGTTTGGTTCTGAGTTTGAATTAAACAATGAATTAAACAAATTGATGAACGGCAGGGGAGTGATAGCTTCCACAAACAATTATATGGATTCAATGGCTCGGTTGAAACAGTGTAATTTATTTGTGTCAAACGATACCGCTTTTCTTCATTCTGCATCAGCATTCGGAATTCCAATAGCTGCAATATTCGGATATACAAATCACAAAGAACTTTATCCGTGGAAGACTAATCATGTAATAGTCAGAAAAGGGCTTGAATGCAGTCCTTGTTTTTTCAATTCACCCAGACCCGCAAGATGTAAATGGAAAG
- a CDS encoding bifunctional glycosyltransferase/class I SAM-dependent methyltransferase, with amino-acid sequence MRNNKKIGILIVAYNASTTLHKVLDRIPQNVYDEIDEIAVFDDASKDNTYMVSIGYKELNKLEKLHLYLNDKNLGYGGNQKKGFSYFAEKKFDVVVLLHGDGQYAPEILQDMYSPITDGDTDVVLGSRMMTKYGGALKGGMPFYKYIGNKILSTFQNRKLKMNLTEFHSGYRAYSISGLKKLNLENTTDDFHFDTQIIIKANHNNLKIDEIPIPTYYGDEICYVNGMKYARNIFSTTKEYINTIKGKKKSDVYSEYYIPYPLKLYPYSSHKIILDILNKKDNQKILDAGCGDGLFAEHISGKNYKVGVDFIPVSENTTKNFNKFYQYDLNKGFPRELEKENGFDYILFMDILEHLQDYNNLINDSKNLLKKDGRVVISLPNFANIYVRLNLLIGRLPLADKGILDKTHLHLFTYRIIKNILRNHKLDIVEQRVTPIPVIEILPDMLKRNVGYVLNFLLNIKTVLFKRLLGYQFIFICKKQSD; translated from the coding sequence ATGAGAAATAATAAAAAGATCGGTATACTGATTGTAGCTTACAATGCATCAACAACTTTACATAAAGTACTTGATAGAATACCGCAGAATGTTTATGATGAGATTGACGAGATAGCTGTTTTCGACGATGCCAGCAAGGATAATACATACATGGTGTCAATAGGATATAAGGAATTAAATAAACTTGAGAAACTCCATTTATACCTGAATGATAAGAATCTTGGGTACGGCGGAAATCAGAAAAAAGGATTTTCATACTTTGCGGAAAAAAAATTTGATGTCGTAGTACTGCTTCACGGAGACGGACAGTATGCTCCAGAAATACTTCAGGATATGTATTCTCCGATAACTGACGGCGATACCGATGTTGTTCTCGGCTCAAGAATGATGACTAAGTACGGAGGCGCATTAAAAGGCGGCATGCCGTTTTATAAATACATTGGCAATAAAATACTATCTACATTTCAGAACAGAAAACTTAAGATGAACCTAACTGAGTTTCACTCTGGTTACAGAGCTTATTCGATCTCAGGACTTAAAAAACTTAATCTTGAAAACACAACTGATGATTTCCATTTTGATACGCAGATAATCATAAAAGCAAATCATAACAATTTAAAGATTGATGAAATACCGATTCCAACTTACTACGGAGACGAAATATGTTATGTGAACGGAATGAAGTATGCACGTAATATCTTCAGTACAACAAAGGAATACATTAATACTATTAAAGGTAAGAAGAAATCTGATGTGTATTCTGAATATTATATTCCTTATCCTTTAAAACTTTATCCATATTCGAGCCATAAAATTATACTCGATATTTTAAACAAGAAAGACAATCAAAAAATACTTGATGCTGGCTGCGGTGACGGGTTGTTCGCTGAACATATTTCGGGAAAGAATTATAAAGTTGGTGTTGATTTTATACCCGTTTCGGAAAATACAACGAAGAACTTCAATAAGTTTTATCAGTACGACCTGAATAAAGGATTTCCCAGGGAGCTTGAAAAGGAGAATGGTTTTGACTATATCCTTTTTATGGATATTCTTGAGCATCTTCAAGATTACAATAATCTCATTAATGATTCCAAAAATCTACTTAAAAAAGACGGCAGGGTAGTAATCTCTCTTCCGAATTTTGCAAACATATATGTGCGGCTGAACCTGCTCATTGGGCGGCTTCCGCTGGCTGATAAAGGAATACTTGACAAGACACACCTGCATTTATTCACATACAGGATTATAAAGAATATTTTAAGGAATCATAAACTTGATATAGTTGAACAGAGGGTTACACCAATACCCGTAATTGAGATACTCCCTGATATGCTTAAAAGGAATGTTGGTTATGTTTTAAATTTTCTTTTAAACATTAAAACAGTTTTGTTTAAGAGACTTTTAGGGTATCAGTTTATATTTATTTGCAAAAAACAGAGCGATTAA